A single Paenibacillus sp. FSL R5-0517 DNA region contains:
- the recN gene encoding DNA repair protein RecN, with product MLVTLSIRNLAVVEEVDVVFHPGFHVLSGETGAGKSIIIDALGLIAGGRSSADLIRYGCEKAEMEALFEMEQSHPVWQTLEKLGIHCEPEEHLVIRRELNTQGKSTSRINGQLVNLTMLREVGEKLINIHGQHEHQSLLRAESHLGLLDTYGSEVIGPVKAKYQERYSKFITAEKELRALQESSQRAYQLLDMYRFQLEEIAAASLTRGEDELLGEERVKLSHSEKMMDSVAGAYDLLSGQRGLEAVSIALSRIEDISGYDSKGLQPIVEQLQSAFYQLEDATFQLRDYREKIEFNPARLEEVEQRLNLISGLRRKYGDSVELILSYYEQISHETDQLENKDERLEKLRAERDKMLNLVMESAEELSKVRKQCAEELAAQVESELKDLQMERTTLRVQITPFEDPKGIEWNGRRIRLNRQGADNAEFLISPNPGEPLRPLGKIASGGELSRMMLAMKSIFARHDRIPVLIFDEVDTGVSGRAAQSIAEKLFRLSSTCQVFSITHLPQVACMADHQYLIEKHVYDGRTMTQVESLSDEGRVKELARMLGGVEITEKTLHHAQEMLNLAEAKKG from the coding sequence ATGTTAGTTACGTTATCGATTCGCAATCTGGCTGTGGTGGAAGAAGTGGACGTTGTATTCCATCCGGGATTCCATGTACTTTCAGGGGAAACGGGTGCAGGGAAGTCGATCATTATAGATGCTCTTGGCTTAATTGCAGGTGGACGCAGTTCGGCTGATTTGATTAGGTACGGATGCGAGAAGGCAGAGATGGAAGCTCTGTTTGAGATGGAACAAAGTCATCCGGTATGGCAGACATTAGAGAAGCTTGGTATCCATTGTGAGCCGGAAGAGCATTTGGTTATTCGACGTGAGTTAAATACTCAGGGGAAAAGTACGTCCCGCATTAATGGACAATTGGTCAATCTGACCATGCTGCGTGAAGTAGGCGAGAAGTTAATCAATATCCATGGACAACATGAACATCAGAGTTTGCTGCGTGCAGAGAGCCATCTGGGGCTTCTTGATACCTATGGCTCGGAAGTAATCGGACCTGTCAAAGCGAAGTACCAAGAACGCTACAGCAAGTTTATCACGGCGGAAAAAGAACTTCGTGCGCTTCAGGAGTCGAGTCAGCGGGCATATCAACTCTTGGACATGTATCGCTTTCAGCTTGAGGAGATCGCAGCTGCAAGCCTTACACGTGGCGAGGATGAATTACTCGGGGAAGAACGGGTCAAACTATCCCATAGTGAGAAAATGATGGACAGTGTCGCTGGTGCATATGATCTGCTCAGTGGTCAACGCGGGCTTGAAGCTGTGAGCATTGCTCTTTCAAGAATTGAAGACATTTCTGGATATGACAGCAAAGGATTACAACCCATTGTGGAGCAGCTGCAATCCGCATTTTATCAATTGGAAGATGCGACATTCCAGTTAAGGGATTATCGGGAGAAGATTGAATTCAATCCGGCAAGATTGGAAGAAGTGGAACAAAGGCTGAATCTTATTTCTGGCCTCAGACGGAAATACGGTGACAGTGTTGAACTTATTCTGAGTTATTATGAGCAGATTAGCCATGAAACCGATCAACTGGAGAACAAGGACGAACGGCTGGAGAAATTGCGAGCTGAACGTGACAAAATGCTTAACCTTGTGATGGAGTCTGCTGAAGAACTCAGCAAGGTTCGCAAACAATGCGCGGAAGAACTTGCTGCACAGGTTGAAAGTGAGCTCAAAGATCTGCAGATGGAACGCACAACACTGCGTGTTCAGATTACCCCATTTGAAGATCCGAAGGGTATAGAATGGAATGGACGCCGTATTCGTCTGAATCGTCAGGGTGCTGACAATGCGGAATTCCTGATCTCACCGAATCCGGGCGAGCCATTACGACCACTGGGCAAAATTGCTTCAGGTGGCGAGTTGTCGCGAATGATGCTGGCGATGAAGAGTATCTTTGCACGACATGACCGGATACCTGTGTTGATTTTTGATGAAGTTGATACTGGAGTTAGCGGTAGAGCGGCTCAATCCATTGCTGAAAAATTGTTCCGTCTCTCTTCGACTTGTCAGGTTTTCTCAATAACTCACTTGCCACAAGTGGCTTGTATGGCAGATCATCAGTATCTCATTGAAAAACATGTCTACGATGGACGGACGATGACGCAAGTGGAATCGCTGTCAGACGAAGGCAGAGTGAAGGAATTGGCACGTATGCTAGGTGGTGTGGAAATTACAGAAAAAACACTGCATCACGCACAGGAAATGCTGAATTTG
- the argR gene encoding transcriptional regulator ArgR, whose translation MKGQRHIKIREIISQNEIETQDDLVEALRKSGFQVTQATVSRDIKELLLIKIPMDDGRYKYSLPTDQRYNPIQKLKRALVDNFLHIDHTNNLVVMKCLPGTANSIAALLDNIEWNEVMGTICGDDTILIICRTEGNSVTVIERIMGYIA comes from the coding sequence ATGAAAGGACAAAGGCACATCAAGATTCGTGAAATCATTAGTCAAAATGAAATCGAGACTCAGGATGATTTGGTTGAAGCACTGCGGAAATCAGGTTTTCAGGTGACTCAAGCGACGGTATCCAGGGATATCAAGGAACTACTGTTAATCAAGATCCCGATGGATGACGGACGGTATAAATATTCTTTGCCGACAGATCAACGATATAATCCGATTCAAAAATTGAAGCGTGCACTGGTTGACAACTTCCTGCACATTGATCACACGAACAACCTGGTTGTGATGAAATGTCTGCCAGGAACAGCCAACTCCATTGCAGCGCTGCTTGATAATATTGAGTGGAATGAAGTCATGGGCACAATCTGTGGAGATGATACCATTCTTATTATTTGCAGGACTGAAGGAAACAGCGTGACCGTTATTGAGCGGATCATGGGTTATATTGCTTAA
- a CDS encoding TlyA family RNA methyltransferase yields MSLPKERIDVLLVEQGYYESREKAKAAIMAGLVYANNEPIEKAGMKIPREAELKVKGSVHPYVGRGGLKLEKAIRHFGLDMNGFVMLDIGSSTGGFTDCALQHGASHVYAIDVGYNQLDWSLRNDERVTVMERTNFRYVTPEDLTGPVPNFASIDVSFISLRIILPPLLALLRQPADIVALIKPQFEAGREKVGKSGVVRDTKVHKDVLQTMLHFASQLGLHLKSLTFSPITGGEGNIEFLAHWRLEEPDASQPENDPASLDALAEQVAKEAAHTFTGNSS; encoded by the coding sequence ATGTCACTCCCGAAAGAACGAATTGATGTTCTGCTGGTTGAGCAGGGCTATTATGAAAGCCGTGAGAAGGCAAAAGCTGCAATCATGGCTGGACTGGTGTATGCCAATAATGAGCCGATCGAAAAGGCGGGCATGAAAATTCCAAGGGAAGCCGAGCTGAAAGTTAAAGGCTCGGTACATCCCTATGTCGGCAGAGGCGGATTGAAGCTCGAAAAAGCGATCCGTCATTTCGGCCTTGATATGAATGGATTTGTCATGCTCGACATTGGTTCATCCACCGGTGGATTTACGGATTGTGCACTACAGCATGGTGCGTCTCACGTTTACGCTATTGATGTGGGTTATAATCAGCTTGATTGGTCTTTGCGTAATGATGAGCGGGTGACGGTTATGGAACGAACCAACTTTCGCTATGTCACTCCTGAAGATCTGACGGGACCGGTGCCGAACTTTGCGAGCATTGATGTGTCGTTCATTTCACTGCGAATCATATTACCGCCACTTCTGGCTCTGCTGAGACAACCTGCAGATATCGTTGCATTGATCAAACCTCAATTTGAGGCAGGACGTGAAAAAGTAGGCAAGTCCGGTGTGGTACGTGATACGAAGGTGCACAAGGATGTATTGCAGACGATGCTTCATTTTGCCAGTCAACTTGGTTTGCATCTGAAGAGTTTAACTTTTTCCCCGATAACCGGTGGAGAAGGGAACATAGAATTTCTCGCACATTGGCGTCTGGAAGAACCAGATGCATCACAACCAGAGAACGATCCAGCTTCACTTGATGCACTTGCGGAGCAAGTCGCCAAGGAAGCAGCTCATACATTTACGGGAAACTCATCATAA
- the dxs gene encoding 1-deoxy-D-xylulose-5-phosphate synthase, which translates to MLLPQIKQPSDLKSMSQDDLALLSAEIRQFLIEKLSVTGGHLAPNLGVVELTVALHYCYNSPADKMIFDVGHQAYVHKVLTGRMDRFDTLRQHNGLCGFVKRNESEHDVWEAGHSSTSLSAAMGMALARDLKGEDNQVIAMIGDGALTGGMAFEALNHIGHEQRKLMVILNDNEMSIAPNVGAMHKYLSKIRSDRHYLKAKDDVEGMLKKIPAIGDRLAKSASWIKDSVKYMMVPGVLFEELGFTYLGPIDGHDIPKLIETFTQADNVDGPVMVHVLTTKGKGYQPAEADSHKWHGISPYKIESGQVLKAVGKPMYTEVFGQTLIDLAKQDKRIVAVTPAMPTGSGLIPFSKEFPDRMIDVGIAEQHAATMCAALAMEGLKPVFAVYSTFMQRAYDQIVHDICRHNANVMFAIDRAGFVGPDGETHQGVYDVAFMRHIPNIVLMMPKDENELRHMMKTALDYNEGPIAYRYPRNNVVGVPLDDVLVPIPIGSWEQLRPSEGYAVIASGSMVQLAEEAAEMVKREGITAGVINARFLKPLDEQMLRDLAVRGTKLIVLEEASQAGSMGSAVLEFYAEQGLHDVHVQLMGIPDRFIEHGSIKEQREEVGLTVENVCAELRKMAVQSSYGIPKTRFPS; encoded by the coding sequence GTGCTGCTTCCACAAATTAAACAACCCAGTGATCTAAAGTCGATGTCTCAGGATGATCTTGCCCTTTTGTCGGCAGAGATCCGGCAGTTTCTGATTGAGAAGCTGTCCGTTACAGGGGGGCATCTCGCACCTAACTTAGGCGTGGTTGAGCTCACGGTAGCCCTGCATTACTGCTATAACAGTCCGGCAGACAAAATGATTTTTGATGTAGGGCATCAGGCTTATGTGCACAAAGTTCTGACAGGACGTATGGACCGCTTTGATACATTGCGTCAACATAACGGACTGTGCGGGTTTGTCAAACGCAACGAAAGTGAACATGATGTATGGGAAGCCGGGCACAGCAGTACCTCATTGTCTGCTGCGATGGGGATGGCCCTTGCACGTGATCTGAAGGGTGAGGACAACCAAGTTATCGCGATGATTGGTGATGGAGCGCTTACTGGTGGTATGGCTTTTGAGGCTCTCAATCATATCGGTCATGAGCAGAGAAAACTGATGGTTATTCTGAATGATAATGAAATGTCCATTGCTCCAAACGTTGGGGCCATGCATAAATATTTGAGCAAAATTCGTTCGGATCGTCATTATCTGAAAGCAAAAGATGATGTCGAGGGCATGCTTAAAAAAATTCCTGCTATTGGAGATCGTTTGGCCAAATCGGCAAGCTGGATTAAAGACAGTGTCAAATATATGATGGTACCAGGTGTTCTTTTTGAAGAACTGGGCTTCACATATTTGGGACCGATTGATGGGCATGATATTCCCAAATTGATTGAAACCTTTACACAGGCGGATAATGTGGATGGTCCAGTCATGGTCCATGTACTTACAACCAAAGGTAAGGGCTATCAGCCAGCAGAAGCCGATTCGCACAAGTGGCACGGGATTTCTCCGTACAAAATTGAATCGGGACAAGTGCTGAAAGCAGTCGGAAAACCGATGTACACAGAAGTGTTCGGTCAAACGCTGATTGATCTTGCGAAGCAGGATAAGCGGATTGTAGCGGTAACTCCGGCAATGCCTACGGGATCTGGTCTCATTCCTTTTAGTAAGGAATTTCCTGATCGCATGATTGACGTAGGGATTGCAGAACAGCATGCGGCCACCATGTGTGCTGCACTCGCTATGGAAGGCTTGAAGCCGGTCTTCGCGGTGTATTCCACATTCATGCAACGTGCATATGATCAGATTGTACATGATATATGCCGACATAACGCCAACGTGATGTTTGCCATTGACCGTGCCGGATTTGTTGGACCGGATGGGGAAACACATCAAGGGGTATACGATGTGGCATTCATGCGTCATATTCCGAATATCGTGCTGATGATGCCAAAAGACGAAAATGAATTGCGCCATATGATGAAAACGGCGCTTGATTATAATGAAGGTCCAATTGCTTACCGTTATCCACGAAACAATGTGGTCGGTGTACCTCTGGATGATGTACTTGTTCCGATTCCAATCGGATCATGGGAGCAACTGCGTCCATCGGAGGGATATGCTGTCATCGCTTCCGGGTCGATGGTACAGCTTGCTGAAGAAGCAGCGGAGATGGTGAAGCGGGAAGGTATCACAGCAGGCGTAATCAACGCACGCTTCCTCAAACCTCTTGACGAGCAGATGCTGCGTGATCTGGCTGTTCGCGGAACCAAATTGATTGTACTTGAAGAAGCATCCCAAGCAGGTAGCATGGGTAGTGCAGTGCTGGAGTTCTATGCAGAACAGGGACTGCATGATGTTCATGTACAATTAATGGGGATTCCGGATCGCTTCATTGAGCATGGCAGTATTAAGGAACAACGTGAGGAAGTGGGTCTTACCGTGGAGAATGTATGTGCTGAGCTGCGCAAGATGGCCGTTCAATCATCTTACGGCATCCCCAAAACACGTTTTCCTTCGTAA
- a CDS encoding polyprenyl synthetase family protein, with protein sequence MRAVKSMSNRPSFQAYLEEVTAEVTEALKQTLPDHWDVPQSLTDAMQYSLMAGGKRLRPLLVVAAAEAFGAQRTAAMPVACAVEMVHTYSLIHDDLPAMDNDDYRRGKLTNHKVYGEATAILAGDALLTHAFYSIVQAGRRSGVAADALLSIVEDMSELAGARGMVGGQVADMEGEQGMTDLAQLQYIHLHKTGDLIVFALIAGARIGGATEGQLEALRVFGRDLGLAFQIQDDILDLTGDEQKMGKKTQSDVNQQKVTYPYFIGMEASVDEVKSLTQSAKDALERAELPDASRLLEIADYLMSRDH encoded by the coding sequence ATGAGAGCGGTGAAGTCCATGAGTAATCGTCCTTCGTTTCAAGCATACCTCGAAGAGGTCACAGCTGAGGTGACAGAAGCGTTGAAACAGACGCTTCCTGATCACTGGGATGTACCCCAATCGCTGACTGATGCGATGCAGTATTCACTTATGGCCGGAGGCAAACGCCTTCGTCCTCTTCTGGTCGTTGCTGCGGCGGAAGCCTTCGGTGCACAGCGTACAGCTGCAATGCCGGTAGCCTGCGCCGTGGAGATGGTTCATACCTATTCACTGATCCACGACGACCTGCCCGCTATGGATAATGATGATTACCGCAGGGGAAAATTAACGAATCATAAGGTTTATGGTGAAGCAACCGCCATATTGGCAGGCGATGCACTGCTAACTCATGCTTTTTATAGCATTGTTCAAGCTGGACGCCGTAGTGGTGTGGCAGCAGATGCATTGCTGTCTATCGTGGAGGACATGTCCGAACTCGCTGGAGCAAGAGGTATGGTAGGCGGCCAGGTTGCGGATATGGAAGGCGAACAAGGCATGACGGATCTTGCACAGCTTCAATATATTCATCTGCACAAAACGGGTGACCTGATTGTTTTTGCCCTCATTGCCGGAGCACGAATTGGTGGAGCAACGGAAGGACAATTGGAAGCCTTGCGTGTATTTGGCCGTGATCTTGGCCTGGCGTTCCAGATTCAGGATGATATTCTCGACCTGACGGGCGACGAGCAGAAGATGGGCAAGAAAACACAAAGCGATGTGAATCAGCAGAAGGTAACGTACCCTTATTTTATTGGTATGGAGGCTTCTGTAGACGAAGTAAAATCCCTTACCCAATCTGCTAAAGATGCACTTGAAAGAGCCGAGTTACCTGATGCATCGAGATTGCTGGAGATTGCAGATTATTTGATGAGTCGAGACCATTAG
- the xseB gene encoding exodeoxyribonuclease VII small subunit, protein MANEPELNFEEAMAALEDIVGQLEHGDVPLEQAIDLFQRGMKLSQLCGLKLEQVERKIEMIVEEDGELRKKPFGTADDESGEVHE, encoded by the coding sequence ATGGCGAATGAACCGGAATTGAATTTTGAAGAAGCAATGGCGGCGTTGGAAGACATCGTAGGGCAGCTTGAACATGGTGATGTTCCGTTGGAGCAGGCCATCGATCTATTTCAGCGCGGGATGAAACTTTCGCAACTTTGCGGTCTGAAGCTGGAACAAGTGGAACGTAAGATCGAGATGATCGTAGAAGAAGATGGAGAGCTTCGCAAGAAGCCTTTCGGAACTGCTGACGATGAGAGCGGTGAAGTCCATGAGTAA
- the xseA gene encoding exodeoxyribonuclease VII large subunit, with product MADQKIYSIKDLNRYIRMKLESDQVLSDVWLRGEISNFTHHSSGHMYFTLKDKDSRIKSIMFASHNQRLPFVPKEGARVIARGNVSVYERDGQYQFYATHMQPDGIGSLYLAYEQLKKKLEDEGLFSPSRKREIPRYPQTIGVVTSPTGAAVRDIMITLQRRYPSAKVVLYPVLVQGKGAAPSIVKAIGNLNRMGEADILIVGRGGGSLEELWAFNEEIVARAIVASDIPVISAVGHETDFTIADFAADLRAATPTAAAELAVPNRAELLDQIAQRQRQLQHSLRQRAIHNRERLARLQRSPVLVHPRRTLMQHTERLDMMHQRLLRTVDTRMKWTGEKQERLRAALQRFNPRDQVNAARRENAAARRQLELAIRSITRSKQQQWKSSVRHLDALSPLKVMSRGYSLVYDEQEQQLIKSTKDVQPGDSIKIKLTDGQLDCQVWGMKEDDNTHGE from the coding sequence GTGGCAGATCAAAAGATCTACTCCATCAAAGACCTGAACCGATACATTCGGATGAAACTGGAATCGGATCAGGTCCTGTCGGACGTTTGGTTACGCGGAGAGATATCCAATTTCACACATCACTCCAGCGGCCATATGTATTTTACATTGAAGGACAAGGACAGCCGGATTAAGTCGATTATGTTTGCCTCCCATAACCAGCGATTACCCTTTGTACCGAAGGAGGGTGCAAGGGTTATTGCCCGTGGTAATGTCTCGGTGTATGAACGGGATGGGCAGTATCAATTCTACGCTACTCACATGCAGCCGGACGGGATCGGCAGTCTGTATCTGGCTTACGAACAGCTGAAGAAAAAGCTGGAGGATGAAGGCTTATTTTCACCTTCGCGCAAAAGAGAGATCCCGCGTTATCCGCAGACCATTGGTGTTGTTACTTCACCGACGGGAGCAGCGGTACGGGACATCATGATTACACTTCAGCGCAGGTATCCATCTGCTAAAGTGGTTTTATATCCTGTGCTGGTTCAAGGCAAAGGTGCTGCGCCTTCCATTGTTAAGGCGATTGGCAACTTGAACCGGATGGGAGAAGCCGACATACTCATCGTTGGACGTGGAGGCGGCTCACTAGAGGAATTGTGGGCTTTTAACGAGGAGATAGTGGCAAGAGCGATCGTCGCTTCGGATATACCTGTTATTTCTGCAGTTGGACACGAAACGGACTTTACGATTGCGGATTTTGCGGCTGATCTGCGTGCGGCGACGCCAACAGCTGCTGCGGAGCTGGCTGTACCTAATCGAGCTGAGTTGCTGGATCAGATTGCACAACGTCAGCGCCAGTTACAACACAGCTTGCGTCAGCGTGCTATCCACAATCGTGAACGGCTCGCAAGATTACAGCGTTCGCCGGTGCTTGTTCATCCAAGACGTACCTTGATGCAGCACACGGAACGACTGGATATGATGCATCAACGGCTGTTGAGAACAGTGGATACGCGTATGAAATGGACTGGAGAGAAGCAGGAGCGTCTTCGGGCGGCACTGCAACGATTCAATCCTCGTGATCAGGTCAATGCAGCACGCCGCGAGAATGCGGCAGCACGCAGACAACTGGAACTTGCGATCAGATCCATAACCAGATCGAAGCAGCAACAGTGGAAATCATCTGTGCGGCATCTGGATGCGCTTAGCCCGCTTAAAGTCATGTCTCGAGGATACAGTCTTGTCTATGACGAGCAGGAACAGCAGTTGATCAAGTCGACGAAGGATGTACAGCCTGGAGATTCAATTAAGATTAAATTAACAGACGGACAGCTGGACTGTCAGGTTTGGGGAATGAAGGAGGACGACAATACCCATGGCGAATGA
- the folD gene encoding bifunctional methylenetetrahydrofolate dehydrogenase/methenyltetrahydrofolate cyclohydrolase FolD, producing MTASIINGKEVSQEIRASMTAEVKQLSEQGVVPGLAVVLVGEDPASQVYVRNKEKACHDLGFYSEVHRLDADTSQEDLLALVDKLNNQQSINGILVQLPLPKHIEEKAVIDAIAVDKDVDGFHPVNVGNLVIGDDSLLPCTPAGVIELIKRTGLEMSGKHAVVIGRSNIVGKPVSLLLQRENATVTMCHSRTANMKEITRQADILVVAIGRANFVDADFVKPGAVVIDVGMNRLENGKLAGDVDFESVKAVSGPITPVPGGVGPMTITMLMQNTLIAAKRAHGLA from the coding sequence ATGACAGCATCTATTATTAACGGTAAAGAAGTATCCCAAGAGATCCGCGCAAGCATGACAGCAGAAGTAAAACAGCTTAGCGAACAGGGGGTAGTACCTGGTCTGGCTGTTGTGCTCGTCGGGGAAGATCCGGCATCCCAAGTATATGTGCGTAATAAAGAAAAAGCATGTCATGACCTCGGATTCTACTCCGAAGTGCATCGTTTGGATGCAGACACATCCCAAGAAGATCTGCTCGCGCTGGTGGACAAGCTGAACAATCAACAATCCATTAACGGAATTTTGGTTCAACTCCCACTGCCGAAACATATCGAAGAGAAAGCGGTCATTGATGCGATTGCTGTGGATAAAGACGTAGATGGATTCCATCCAGTTAATGTTGGTAATCTCGTGATTGGAGACGATAGTCTGCTTCCATGTACCCCAGCAGGTGTCATTGAACTGATCAAGCGTACTGGACTCGAAATGTCTGGTAAACATGCAGTGGTTATCGGAAGAAGCAATATCGTTGGCAAACCGGTATCGCTGTTGCTCCAACGCGAGAATGCAACGGTAACCATGTGTCACTCCCGCACAGCAAACATGAAAGAAATCACGCGTCAGGCTGATATTTTGGTGGTAGCTATCGGTCGTGCAAACTTTGTGGATGCTGATTTTGTTAAACCGGGTGCTGTGGTCATCGATGTCGGCATGAACCGTTTGGAGAACGGCAAACTGGCAGGAGATGTAGACTTTGAGAGCGTGAAGGCAGTATCTGGTCCAATTACACCGGTTCCTGGTGGTGTTGGTCCAATGACAATCACAATGCTGATGCAAAATACACTGATCGCTGCCAAACGCGCTCACGGATTGGCCTAG
- the nusB gene encoding transcription antitermination factor NusB has protein sequence MKRRLAREIAVQSLYQMEMNEVGAAEAVNMLINEAAEDNETEVVIRDADVMRTYVTEIVQGAWNNKEAIDGLLVDYLKGWQISRLSRVDRQILRLSTYEMVFRDDIPAKVSVNEAIELSKYFGTEESGKFVNGVLGRMIQEVDAIKAKLS, from the coding sequence ATGAAAAGACGTTTGGCAAGGGAAATTGCAGTACAAAGTCTGTATCAGATGGAAATGAATGAGGTGGGTGCAGCAGAAGCTGTAAACATGTTGATCAATGAAGCTGCTGAAGATAATGAAACCGAAGTGGTTATTCGCGATGCAGATGTAATGCGTACTTATGTTACTGAGATTGTACAAGGAGCTTGGAACAATAAGGAAGCCATCGACGGATTGCTCGTGGATTATTTGAAAGGTTGGCAGATTAGCCGTCTTTCGCGTGTAGATCGCCAGATTTTACGACTGTCTACGTATGAAATGGTGTTCCGTGATGACATTCCGGCAAAGGTTTCTGTCAATGAAGCGATTGAACTGTCCAAATATTTTGGTACAGAAGAATCCGGCAAGTTTGTCAATGGCGTACTTGGACGCATGATTCAGGAAGTTGATGCCATTAAAGCAAAATTGTCTTAA
- a CDS encoding DUF2273 domain-containing protein, whose protein sequence is MLWKEIWDSHRGRITGIIGGIFFGFLYVWIGFWDMLFFALLVFIGYTLGRRSDSKLGSSIPWREWGQWLGDRWRPFK, encoded by the coding sequence ATGCTGTGGAAAGAGATTTGGGATAGTCATAGAGGCCGAATTACCGGAATTATCGGCGGCATCTTTTTTGGATTTCTTTATGTATGGATCGGTTTTTGGGATATGTTGTTCTTTGCACTTTTGGTGTTCATCGGTTATACGTTAGGCAGACGAAGCGATTCGAAGCTGGGTTCGTCCATTCCCTGGAGGGAGTGGGGACAATGGCTGGGCGATCGCTGGCGTCCGTTTAAATGA
- the amaP gene encoding alkaline shock response membrane anchor protein AmaP produces the protein MAKILDRLLLFIYSISVGAISAAVILLISGVLPYELNYQQEQNVIVASVIAAAILFVLSLRFFYISVRRERASLPSVDQRTEFGDVQISMETIENLCLKATSRFRGVRDVKARIRVVESGLEIMIRAVVDGETPIPALTSDLQKAIHDHVQEITGIPVSFVTVYIANVTQSPNYKSRVE, from the coding sequence GTGGCTAAAATACTGGATCGGCTTCTGTTGTTTATATACAGCATAAGCGTTGGAGCAATATCGGCAGCCGTCATTCTTCTGATCAGCGGTGTGCTGCCTTACGAATTGAATTATCAGCAGGAACAAAACGTTATTGTTGCATCGGTTATTGCAGCAGCCATTTTGTTTGTCCTGAGTTTGCGATTTTTCTACATCTCGGTTCGGCGTGAGCGTGCATCGTTGCCGTCTGTAGATCAACGTACGGAGTTTGGTGATGTACAGATTTCGATGGAGACGATTGAGAATCTCTGTTTGAAGGCAACTTCCCGGTTCCGGGGAGTACGTGATGTCAAGGCACGCATACGCGTGGTTGAGTCAGGACTGGAGATTATGATTCGTGCGGTAGTGGATGGTGAGACACCTATTCCTGCGCTGACTTCTGATCTGCAAAAGGCGATACATGATCATGTACAAGAGATCACGGGCATCCCGGTTTCTTTTGTAACGGTGTATATCGCCAATGTAACCCAGTCGCCTAACTACAAGAGTCGAGTGGAATGA
- a CDS encoding Asp23/Gls24 family envelope stress response protein: MSTLPTEFERTDIGEIQIAPEVIEVIAGLATLEVKGVAGMSGGFAGGFAELLGRKNLSKGVKVEVGQREAAVDVSVIIEYGYRLPQVATEIQQNVKRSIENMTGLNVNEVNVHIHDVQFKSTEKVEEIDLNSQRVK; the protein is encoded by the coding sequence ATGAGTACACTACCGACTGAATTTGAACGAACGGATATCGGTGAAATCCAAATCGCACCTGAAGTTATTGAAGTGATTGCTGGATTGGCAACCCTTGAAGTAAAGGGTGTTGCAGGCATGAGTGGCGGATTCGCTGGCGGATTTGCTGAATTGCTTGGCCGCAAAAATCTTTCCAAAGGTGTTAAAGTTGAAGTGGGCCAACGTGAAGCTGCAGTTGATGTTTCCGTAATTATCGAGTACGGATACCGTCTGCCACAGGTAGCTACGGAGATTCAACAGAACGTGAAACGTTCCATTGAGAACATGACAGGATTGAATGTGAATGAAGTGAATGTGCACATTCATGACGTTCAGTTCAAGAGCACCGAGAAAGTGGAAGAGATCGACCTGAACAGTCAGCGCGTAAAATAA